One genomic segment of Nonomuraea coxensis DSM 45129 includes these proteins:
- a CDS encoding HAD family hydrolase: MFDLDGVLVDSEPVWEEVRRAFVAEHGGTWQPDTQARLMGMSTGEWAAYLHELGVRLEPDEIARGVVDRMAARYRDEVPLMPGAVETVRRLAEGRTLGLASSSPRRLIDVVLDAAGLAGCFAATVSTEEVERGKPAPDGYLEAARRMGLDPRGCVAVEDSSNGLRSAHAAGMRVIAVPHPRYPPAPDALALAWRVLPDLSALTPDLIR, encoded by the coding sequence GTGTTCGATCTCGACGGCGTGCTGGTCGACTCCGAGCCGGTGTGGGAGGAGGTGCGGCGGGCGTTCGTGGCCGAGCACGGCGGCACGTGGCAGCCGGACACCCAGGCGCGGCTCATGGGCATGAGCACCGGCGAGTGGGCCGCGTACCTGCACGAGCTGGGCGTCCGCCTGGAGCCTGACGAGATCGCCCGCGGGGTCGTCGACCGGATGGCGGCGCGCTACCGCGACGAGGTGCCGCTGATGCCGGGCGCGGTGGAGACCGTACGGCGGCTCGCGGAAGGGCGCACGCTCGGGCTCGCCAGCTCGTCCCCCCGCCGGCTGATCGACGTGGTGCTGGACGCGGCCGGCCTGGCGGGGTGCTTCGCGGCCACCGTCTCGACCGAGGAGGTCGAGCGGGGCAAACCCGCGCCCGACGGCTACCTGGAGGCGGCGCGCCGCATGGGGCTCGACCCGCGCGGCTGCGTCGCCGTCGAGGACTCCAGCAACGGCCTGCGTTCGGCGCACGCGGCGGGGATGCGGGTCATCGCGGTGCCGCACCCCCGCTACCCGCCCGCGCCGGACGCGCTGGCGCTCGCCTGGCGGGTGCTGCCGGACCTCAGCGCGCTCACCCCCGACCTGATCCGCTGA
- a CDS encoding alkyl/aryl-sulfatase codes for MADLPVRDTGDFDDADRGFIARLDPGVIKTADGRVIWDIDAYDFLHDECPETAHPSLWRQARLCARQGLYEVTPGVYQVRGLDLANMTLIEGERGVVVIDPLGSVECAAAALRLYRAHRGERPVTGVVYTHPHTDHYGGGRGVTRGDVPILAAAGFLEHAVAETLYAGPARARRAVYMYGPALPRSPEGQLGSGLGMTVAPGTRSLLPPTLEVTHTGQEETIDGVDLLFQLTLGGGGPAELSILLPAHRALFLAENAGRGQHAVLSLRGSEVRDPRTWARHLDEALALLAPHADVALAAHHWPTWGGDGIAGHLTRQRDLYAYLHDQTLRLLNKGLTAAEIAETVRLPPELERASHARGHHGSTAHNVKAVYQRYLGWFDGNPAHLWEHPPRESAIRYVACLGGGAAVVAFARRYIDDGDLRFAVQLLNHAVFADEGNKEARDLLAEVYTRLGHGAENAAWRNFYLMAALELADGIVPATPERTAPDVLAALSVAQIFDTLAVRVDGPRAWHERLAIDWHLTDLGERHRTTLSNGALIHQPNPPAGVVPDLTLRLTKAQLVGLMAGRGVEGVEREGDTTALKRLVAVLDHPIRDFAIVTA; via the coding sequence ATGGCAGACCTTCCAGTTCGCGACACGGGCGACTTCGACGACGCCGATCGCGGCTTCATCGCCAGACTCGACCCCGGGGTGATCAAAACGGCCGACGGCAGGGTCATCTGGGACATCGACGCCTACGACTTCCTCCACGACGAATGCCCCGAGACGGCCCATCCCAGCCTGTGGCGCCAGGCCCGGCTCTGCGCCCGCCAAGGTCTGTACGAGGTCACCCCGGGCGTCTACCAGGTACGCGGCCTCGACCTGGCCAACATGACCCTGATCGAGGGCGAGCGGGGCGTCGTCGTCATCGATCCGCTCGGCTCCGTCGAGTGCGCCGCCGCCGCGCTCAGGCTCTACCGCGCCCACCGCGGCGAGCGCCCCGTCACCGGCGTCGTCTACACCCACCCCCACACCGACCACTACGGCGGCGGGCGCGGCGTCACCCGCGGCGACGTCCCGATCCTGGCCGCCGCCGGGTTCCTGGAGCACGCGGTGGCGGAGACCCTGTACGCCGGCCCCGCCCGGGCCCGCCGCGCCGTCTACATGTACGGCCCCGCCCTGCCCCGCTCGCCCGAGGGCCAGCTCGGCTCCGGCCTCGGCATGACCGTCGCCCCCGGCACCCGGTCGCTGCTCCCGCCCACGCTGGAGGTCACCCACACCGGGCAGGAGGAGACGATCGACGGCGTGGACCTGCTCTTCCAGCTCACCCTGGGCGGCGGCGGGCCCGCCGAGCTGAGCATCCTCCTCCCCGCGCACCGGGCGCTGTTCCTCGCCGAGAACGCCGGCCGCGGCCAGCACGCCGTCCTGTCCCTGCGCGGCTCCGAGGTCCGCGACCCCCGGACGTGGGCCCGCCACCTCGACGAGGCGCTCGCCCTGCTCGCCCCGCACGCCGACGTCGCGCTCGCCGCCCACCACTGGCCCACCTGGGGCGGCGACGGCATCGCCGGCCACCTCACCCGGCAGCGCGACCTGTACGCCTACCTGCACGACCAGACCCTGCGCCTGCTCAACAAGGGCCTGACCGCCGCCGAGATCGCCGAGACCGTACGCCTGCCGCCCGAACTGGAGCGGGCCTCGCACGCCCGCGGCCACCACGGCTCGACCGCCCACAACGTCAAGGCCGTCTACCAGCGCTATCTCGGCTGGTTCGACGGCAACCCCGCCCACCTCTGGGAGCACCCGCCGAGGGAGAGCGCCATCCGGTACGTCGCCTGCCTCGGCGGCGGCGCGGCCGTGGTCGCCTTCGCCCGCCGCTACATCGACGACGGCGACCTGCGCTTCGCCGTCCAGCTCCTCAACCACGCCGTCTTCGCCGACGAGGGCAACAAGGAGGCCCGCGACCTGCTCGCCGAGGTCTACACCCGGCTCGGCCACGGCGCGGAGAACGCCGCCTGGCGCAACTTCTACCTGATGGCCGCGCTGGAGCTGGCCGACGGCATCGTCCCCGCCACGCCGGAGCGGACCGCGCCGGACGTGCTCGCCGCGCTGAGCGTGGCGCAGATCTTCGACACGCTCGCCGTACGGGTGGACGGGCCGCGGGCCTGGCACGAACGTCTGGCCATCGACTGGCACCTGACCGACCTCGGCGAGCGCCACCGCACGACGCTCTCCAACGGCGCCCTCATCCACCAGCCGAACCCGCCCGCCGGTGTGGTCCCCGACCTGACCCTGCGGCTGACGAAGGCGCAGCTCGTGGGGCTGATGGCGGGCAGGGGCGTGGAGGGCGTGGAGCGGGAGGGCGACACGACGGCGCTCAAGCGCCTGGTGGCCGTCCTCGACCACCCGATCAGGGACTTCGCGATCGTCACGGCGTGA
- a CDS encoding purine-cytosine permease family protein, with protein MDTMAVEQNGINAVPEAERHGRPGDLFWPWAGSNLSLFGVAFGVYIVGLGLGVIPAIITGAVGYALSFLLVGLVAVAGTRSGVPTMTLGRAPFGYQGNKLPATLSYISNVGWEIVLVTLSAQSGAAILARLAPGLPRTTATALCFAVAALVVIAVGVYGHALIMVVQRYLTYAFVVLTVVYMALMAPRLGVSLETTTGAGGWIGGIIFAMTLLGLGWVNCGADYSRYLPARSSGRAVAFWTMLGGALPPMVLLVFGVLLAGGDPKLAEAAGGDPVAALAGALPTWFLLPYLLTAIGGFLAGAIMDIYSSGLSMLALGVPVRRHLAVLIDGVLMVLGGYYLLFVSDSFFGTFQAFLAIVGVVMAAWVAIFLVDMWRLRDGGRAYDESLLRPGGPAVNWTGVATLVVASVVGMGLITSADENIAKVVGFLMSEELKGSTFGAANIGVVIALVVAGVLYFAATAPAGARRRAAGRTGA; from the coding sequence ATGGACACGATGGCCGTCGAGCAGAACGGCATCAACGCGGTTCCCGAGGCGGAGCGGCACGGCCGGCCGGGTGACCTCTTCTGGCCGTGGGCCGGCTCCAACCTGTCGCTGTTCGGGGTCGCGTTCGGCGTCTACATCGTCGGGCTCGGGCTCGGCGTCATCCCGGCGATCATCACCGGCGCCGTCGGGTACGCGCTGTCGTTCCTGCTGGTCGGCCTGGTCGCGGTCGCCGGCACCCGGTCCGGCGTGCCGACGATGACGCTGGGCCGCGCGCCCTTCGGCTACCAGGGCAACAAGCTGCCCGCCACGCTGTCGTACATCTCGAACGTCGGCTGGGAGATCGTGCTCGTCACGCTGTCGGCGCAGAGCGGGGCGGCCATCCTCGCCCGGCTCGCGCCCGGCCTCCCCCGCACGACCGCCACCGCCCTCTGCTTCGCGGTCGCGGCGCTCGTCGTGATCGCCGTCGGCGTGTACGGCCACGCGCTGATCATGGTGGTCCAGCGGTACCTGACGTACGCGTTCGTCGTGCTGACCGTCGTCTACATGGCGCTCATGGCGCCCCGGCTCGGCGTGTCGCTGGAGACCACCACCGGGGCCGGCGGCTGGATCGGCGGCATCATCTTCGCGATGACGCTGCTCGGCCTCGGCTGGGTCAACTGCGGCGCGGACTACTCGCGCTACCTGCCCGCCCGCTCGTCCGGCCGGGCGGTGGCGTTCTGGACGATGCTCGGGGGCGCGCTGCCGCCGATGGTGCTGCTGGTGTTCGGGGTGCTGCTGGCGGGCGGCGACCCGAAGCTCGCCGAGGCGGCCGGGGGCGATCCGGTGGCGGCGCTGGCGGGGGCGTTGCCGACGTGGTTCCTGCTGCCGTACCTGCTGACCGCGATCGGCGGGTTCCTGGCGGGGGCGATCATGGACATCTACTCGTCCGGGCTGTCGATGCTGGCGCTCGGGGTGCCGGTGCGGCGGCACCTCGCGGTGCTGATCGACGGGGTGCTCATGGTGCTCGGCGGCTACTACCTGCTGTTCGTCAGCGACAGCTTCTTCGGCACCTTCCAGGCGTTCCTCGCGATCGTCGGCGTGGTGATGGCCGCCTGGGTGGCGATCTTCCTCGTGGACATGTGGCGGCTGCGGGACGGCGGGCGCGCGTACGACGAGTCGCTGCTGCGCCCCGGCGGGCCCGCCGTCAACTGGACGGGGGTCGCCACGCTCGTGGTGGCGTCGGTCGTGGGCATGGGGCTGATCACCTCGGCGGACGAGAACATCGCGAAGGTCGTCGGGTTCCTGATGAGCGAGGAGCTGAAGGGGTCCACGTTCGGGGCGGCGAACATCGGCGTGGTGATCGCGCTGGTGGTGGCCGGGGTGCTGTACTTCGCCGCCACGGCCCCGGCGGGCGCCCGCCGGCGCGCCGCGGGCCGCACCGGCGCCTGA
- a CDS encoding MFS transporter, which yields MKASWQADPRGRALAVCLVAAFMTGLDVSIVNVALPSIREGLHAREDGLQWTLSGYALTFGLLLVPAGRLGDARSRRTLFMWGVVLFTLSSVACGLAWSMNVLIVSRLLQGMAAGLLNPQVSGLIQQMFRGHERGRAFGALGATIGVSTAAGPLIGGALVTGFGAELGWRWVFLVNLPIGLALLPLAHRVLPTPGPAQLAGRRESMDPVGVLLLGLGVGCLLLPFIQQHQWHGQAKWLLVPAALLVLAAFVAWERAYRREPLVNLALFRKRSYSLGSAIALFYFAGFTGIFFAFTLYLQSGLGYTPLMAGLSITPFALGSASASVVGGRLVGRAGRRLVAAGLTTVIVGLSATMVATVLVPGHDVGLATALPLLVAGVGSGLVISPNQAITLSEVPPQGGGSAAGVLQTGQRLGSSIGIAAAGSVFFSSLPLGWPTAFRHGLLVVLTCVLIALLAAGYDLLRTYHR from the coding sequence ATGAAGGCGTCGTGGCAGGCCGACCCGCGCGGGCGTGCGCTCGCCGTCTGCCTGGTGGCGGCGTTCATGACCGGGCTCGACGTGAGCATCGTGAACGTGGCGCTGCCGTCCATCCGCGAGGGCCTGCACGCGAGGGAGGACGGGCTCCAGTGGACGCTGTCCGGGTACGCGCTCACGTTCGGCCTGCTGCTGGTGCCCGCCGGGCGGCTGGGGGACGCGCGGAGCCGGCGGACGCTGTTCATGTGGGGGGTGGTGCTGTTCACCCTGTCCAGCGTCGCCTGCGGGCTCGCCTGGAGCATGAACGTGCTCATCGTGTCACGGCTCCTCCAGGGCATGGCGGCCGGCCTGCTGAACCCGCAGGTGTCGGGGCTGATCCAGCAGATGTTCCGCGGGCACGAGCGCGGCCGGGCCTTCGGCGCCCTCGGCGCCACCATCGGCGTCTCCACGGCCGCCGGGCCCCTGATCGGCGGAGCCCTGGTGACCGGGTTCGGGGCGGAGCTCGGGTGGCGCTGGGTCTTCCTGGTCAACCTCCCGATCGGTCTCGCCCTCCTCCCGCTGGCCCACCGCGTGCTCCCCACCCCCGGCCCCGCCCAGCTCGCCGGGCGGCGGGAGAGCATGGACCCGGTGGGCGTCCTGCTGCTCGGCCTGGGCGTCGGCTGCCTCCTCCTGCCCTTCATCCAGCAGCACCAGTGGCACGGCCAGGCGAAATGGCTCCTCGTCCCCGCCGCCCTGCTCGTCCTGGCCGCCTTCGTGGCCTGGGAACGCGCCTACCGCCGCGAACCCCTGGTCAACCTGGCCCTCTTCCGCAAGCGCTCCTACAGCCTGGGCTCCGCCATCGCCCTGTTCTACTTCGCGGGCTTCACCGGCATCTTCTTCGCCTTCACCCTCTATCTGCAGAGCGGCCTCGGCTACACCCCCCTGATGGCGGGGCTGTCGATCACCCCGTTCGCGCTGGGGTCGGCCTCCGCCTCGGTGGTCGGCGGGCGACTCGTGGGCCGGGCGGGGCGCCGGCTGGTGGCCGCCGGGCTCACGACCGTGATCGTCGGGCTGAGCGCCACGATGGTCGCCACCGTGCTCGTGCCCGGCCACGACGTCGGCCTGGCGACCGCCCTGCCGCTGCTGGTCGCGGGCGTGGGCAGCGGCCTGGTCATCTCGCCGAACCAGGCGATCACCCTCTCCGAGGTGCCGCCCCAGGGCGGGGGCAGCGCGGCCGGCGTGCTGCAGACCGGTCAGCGCCTCGGCTCGTCGATCGGCATCGCCGCCGCCGGCTCCGTCTTCTTCAGCTCCCTTCCCCTGGGCTGGCCGACCGCCTTCCGCCACGGCCTCCTGGTGGTGCTCA